The Thermotoga caldifontis AZM44c09 genomic interval CCGCGCAGGCTTGAACGAGGGTGAGGGTGCAGTCATTGCCGCTTTGAGCATGCAACCGACCTTGCTTCAGATCGCCGGTTACACACTGAGGGAAGTTTCCAGTTACGAAGAGCCAGTCGTTGTGCACGTGAAAAATGGTAAGATCGTTGTGGAGAAAGCTAAGGATATAAAGTTCTGAGACGAGGGAGTGGTGCCTGTTGAACACGAAAGAATTACTCGTGCAGCTGTCGAACGTTGATGGACCGTCGGGTTTCGAAACACTCGTGCTCGATGTGATAGAACCCATACTGCAGAAATTCTGCGATAGAACCTGGAGGAGTGGTTTAGGGACACTCGTGGGTGAGAAGAAGGGTTCGGGCAAAAAGAAGATCGGCATTTTCGCCCACGCTGACGAGATAGGTTTCGTCGTAACGAAAATCGAGGAAGATGGCTTCTTGCGTCTTGAAACCGTTGGCGGAGTAGATCCCAAGGCTCTCTTAGCTCAGAGAGTGAAGATCTACTCCAAAAGAAAGATCGTGAGCGGTATCGTGGGCACGTTACCACCGCATCTGCAGAAGGAAGAGCACAGATCGCGTTTCCCCGATTACGACAGAATCTTCGTCGACGTTTCCTTCGATGAAGCCGCGAGCGAGGTTCGTGTCGGAGACGTGTGCGTTTTCGATGTCAAAGCGATCGAGGTGAACGGCAAGGTTTCTGGAAAAGCTCTCGATAACAGGGCAGGTTGTGCATCTTTGTTGCTCGCAGCGGAGTTTCTTCAAAGGATGAAGCACGATAGCGATGTATATTTCGTCTTTTCGAGTCAGGAAGAAATAGCGGGTCCCGGCGCAGCCTCGATCGCTTACGAACTAAGACTCGATGAAGCGATAGTTGTGGATGTGACGCACGCGAACGTGAAGCATTCTGTGTATCCTGTGATAAAGCTCGGCGAAGGGCCGGCCATAGGGGTCGGTATCCCTGTGGACTATGGATTCTACAAACGAGCGACTGAAATCGCTCAGAAGCATGGTGTGAAGATACAGACCGAACCGATTCCCGGTCGCTCCGGTACAGACACCGATCAGGTTCAGATCACCAGCGTTGGGGTCAAAACGTTGCTCATCTCCATTCCGCTCATGTACATGCACACGCCCGTTGAAACAGTCGATCCTAAGGATGTCGAAGAAACTGCAAGGCTTCTGGCATTGATCGCAGCCGAGTGAGGAGGTGTCACTGTGTATTTGAAGGAACTGTCACTGATCAACGGTGCCTCCGGTGATGAAGGTAGGGTCCGTGATTTCATAAAACGAACGATTCAGGACAGAGTCGACGAAGTGTGGGAGGACAGGCTCGGAAATCTGATCGCTTTCAGAAAGGGAACCAAAGGTAACCGCAAGATTCTGTTCGCCGCTCACATGGACGAAGTTGGGTTCATGGTGACGAACATCGACGAAGACGGAACGCTCCTCTTTGCTCCTGTCGGGGCCGTCGAAACCCAGGTGGTCGTCGGCAAACAGGTTAAGATCAAGGACTCGATCATGGGAGTGATCGGTTTCAAGCCGATTCACCTTCAGGAGAAGGACCAGCTGCTGAAACCGATCCGGTACGAAGAGTTAAGGATCTACATAGGTGCCAGAAATAAAGAAGAAGCGCAGAAGATGGTCAGCATTGGAGATTACGTGAACTTCGTGACTGAGTACAGGCAGAACGGACGAAGGGCCAGCGGCAAGGCGTTCGATGATCGCGTGGGTTGTTCGGTGCTCATGGACGTTATAGACAAACGGCAGCGTTATGAAAACGATGTTTACTTTGCGTTCGTGGTACAGGAAGAGGTCGGCCTCCGCGGCAGTGCCGTCGTGGTGGAGCAGGTCAAACCCGACGTGGCCATCGTCATCGAGGGAACGATCGCGGGAGACGATCCAGGACTGGAGAAAGACCGCTGGTCAACCCACCTGGGAGAAGGACCCGCGGTGACGTTCATGCACAGCGGTTACGTGGTCAACCAGAAGGTGTTCCAGGCCATCCTGTCGGTTGCTGAGAAACATGGCATACCCCACCAGTTCAGAAGAAGAATTCCGGGTTCGACCGACGCGGGCAGGCTCGCGAGAACTGGTCCCGGAACGGCATCGGGTGTGATCTCCGTTCCAACGCGTTACATACACAGCCCCGTTTGCATGATCGATCTCGAGGATTATGCGAACACGGTTCTGTTGATAGAGAAAATCCTGGAAGAAGGGGAGGTATTCGCAAAATGATAGAGCTCATCAAGAAATTGACACAGGCGTACGGTCCGAGCGGCAGAGAATCTGAGGTTCAAAAACTCATCCTCGAAGAACTGGCTGACCACATAGATGGTTACAAGTTCGACGCTGTTGGAAATCTCCTGGTTTGGAAACAGGGCAGCAGTGGAAAAAAGATACTGTTCGACGCTCACGTCGACGAGATAGGGCTGGTGGTCACGAACATCACCGATAAAGGTTTTCTCAGGGTCGACGCCGTTGGGGGTGTCGTGCCACACACCTTCGTTGGTCACCGGGTCAGATTTCCAAATGCCGTAGGGATCGTCTACGTGGAAGGTGAGACAGAAGAGGAGAGAAAGAAGAACTGGACGAATCTGACTCTCGATAACATGTTTGTGGACATAGGTGCGAAGAGTTACGAAGAAGCGAAAAGCAAAGTTCCCATCGGTTCCTTTGGTGTCTACGACAGTTATTTCTACCAGATGGGAGATTACCTGGTGAGCAAAGCGATGGACGACAGGATAGGTTGCGCGATCGTTGTGGAACTGTTCAAGAGACTCAGTTCGTGTCCAAACACGATCATAGGCTCTTTCTCGGTTCAGGAAGAAGTTGGCCTCGTTGGCGCGTCCGTAGCAGCCTATACGTTTGCACCAGACGTGTGTGTGGCGGTTGATGTGACCGATTCTGCGGATTATCCGAAAGCTTTCAAGAGACACTCCATGGTGCTTGGAAAGGGTCCTGCGATAAAGGTCAAAGATAAAGCGTCCGTGAGCAACAGACAGATAGTAGAGAAGCTCGTCGAACTCGCCGAGGCCAACCACATTCCTTACCAGATGGAGGTTCTCACCTTCGGAGGCACGAACGCGGCCGCACTGCAGAGGACGAGGGCAGGCATCCCGTCGGCCACCGTTTCGATCCCGACTAGGTACGTTCACAGTCCCAGCGAGACCGTGTGCCTTTCCGACGTGGAGAACGCCGTTGAACTGTTGATTCAGTACGCGATGAAAGGAGTGTGATAATGCCGCGTAGGGAGATAAGATTGACCGATACGCAGGCACGTGTGTTAGCAATTTTAATAATTATCTTCAGCGTGGGGTTCGCGGGGTTCAGCCTTGCAACGTTTCTGTTGATGAAGAGTCGGGAGAACGTGAGGGTCGAGATCGTGGAGATTCCCCCGGCCAGGGTCGAGGTGCCACAGATCGAGAAGCCAGCGATGGAACAACCAGCTGCTCCCTTAGAGTTGCCCGGAGTTTACACAGTCGAGACTTACGACTACAGGAAGTTGATATTGGAAGCCACGGAGATGGTGGAAAGAGGTGTTGAGGTCTCCTGTTACGCGCTGGAACCTAACGAGGCTGTTGGCGTGATCAGGACGGCAAAAAAGCCCTTTTTGATCACGCAAGTTTCGAGGGACACGTGCATCGTCGCTTTCGTGGGAGGTCACAGGTTACAGAACAGGCCTGAGCAGAAATCGCTTTATGGCGTGTACGTCCTTTCCAGCACGAGCAAGGAATCCGCGCTGGAAAGGATGTTCGCACTCAGGAGTGCTGGCTATCCTTCGTATCTGATGAAGTTTACAAGAGACGGCAGAGACTGGTTCACACTCGTCGTGGGTGCTTTTCCAACGCTCGAGCTGGCTGAAGAATTCAATAAGAACTTGAACTGGAACGAGGTCATGAGAATATCTGGCGCGAGTAAACCAGGTTTCACCGGGAGGATCTCTCCTTGAAGTTCTCCACTTCTGAGAAAAGGATACTCTTGCTGTTGTTCGTGGGCGTGCTGCTCCTGAGTGGAGCTGTGGTCGAACTGAGAACGAAGAAGAACGAACAGATTCCTGTTGAAACTCGCAGAAACGTTGAATTTCCCATCGACGTGAACGTTGCGAGCGTCGACGATCTGAAAATGCTTCCGGGTATAGGTGAAGTCAAGGCAAAGGCGATCGTAGAGTATAGAACCAGAAACGGGCCATTCAAGAATCTGAACGATCTCGAACGGGTGCCTGGCATTGGGAAGAAGACCGTAGAGAGGTTGGCAGCTTATGTGAATCTTTCGGGTGCAGGGAACGGCGACACTCAGAACAAGATCAACGTGAACACGGCGAGCTTGGAAGAACTGATGAACCTGCCAGGTATAGGCGAGGTGAAGGCAGCAGAGATAATCAAAATGAGGGAAAAGGTGCGATTCTCGAAACCTGAAGATCTGCTGAACGTTCCGGGCATAGGCCCGAAGACACTGGAAAAGATCAGAGATCTCATAACCTTTTAGGAGGTGCAAGGTGTGAAGCGCGTGCTCGTTGTAGGATTGTTGCTGGCAGTTGTTCTCATCTTTCTCTACGGATCGAGCTCAGGAAGTCCGAGAATCGTCTTCGCGGATGTGAACAGGGTGGTACAGGAATACCCAAAGTGGATTGAACTGAACCAGAAGTACGCTCAGGACGCACAGTTCTACCAGCAGAAACTCAACGAAATGATGGCCGAACTCGATAAACTCCAGAAAGCTGGAGCCCCGCAGAGCGAAATCGAAAAGAAGCAAGCAGAAATACTCGCCAGAAAGCAACAGTACGAACAGCTGTTACAGAGCGAATATCAGCCAAAAATGCAGGCAGTTCTGGACGAACTTGCAACAAAGATAGAATCCTTTGCGAAGACGATGGGCTACGATTTTGTGATAAAGAAAGAGGCTTTGTTGTACGCGGACGATGCGTACGATGTGACCGAACAGCTTGTTAAGTACCTCAAGAGTCAGTGATGGAAATTGTAGGCCGCGGTTTAGTCAAGAAATTCGGAAGAAAGACAGTCGTGGACAACGTAGACGTGAGGGTGCGTCAAGGCGAGGTCGTCGGACTGCTTGGTCCAAACGGTGCAGGGAAGACGACGCTGTTCAACATGATCCTCGGTCTGGTGACGCCCACGAAGGGTGAAGTTTACCTTGGTGATAGAAACATCACCAATTTGCCTGTAAGCAGGCGTGCGAGGCTTGGTATAACGTACTTGCAGCAGGAAACCTCCGTCTTCACCGGCATAAAGGTGTGGGAAAACATCGACTTTGTACTCCGATTCAGAGTGAAAGAGAGAGCTGTTCGTGAGAAGATGGTCGAAGAACTCATGCGCGAATTCGGCATCTGGGAACTGAGAAACCAGTACGCTTCGGACCTTTCAGGAGGAGAAAAGAGGAGACTGGAGCTGGCCAGGATGATGGCTCTGAAGCCTCTCTTCTTGCTACTCGACGAACCTTTCGTTGGAATAGATCCAAAAACTGTGAAGGACATACAGCAGATGATTCGTTCTTTGAGCGCCCGAAACATAGGTATAATCGTGACCGATCACAGTGTGGATGCACTCGTACCCGTGGTCGATAGGCTCTACATAATGCACAAAGGCAGAATCATAGCGGAAGGTGAACCAGAAAAAGTGCTGAACGATCCTTTAGTCAAGGAGGTCTACCTTGGTGCATGAACGTTGGAGTTGTTGGATATTCTGGACCTATAGACCAACCACCGATCAGTGAAATAGCGCAGTTGTGCCTGAATTTGGGAGAGGCCCTCGCTCGGGAAGGCTACACGATCGTGTGTGGTGGACGAGACGGTGTGATGGAACTGGTCTCGAAGGGTGCGAGAAAAGTTGGAGGCAACATCATAGGTGTTCTTCCCGTGGGAGAAGAAGGCAACCCATACCTGACGGTCAGGATCAAAACCCCGTTCGACAACGTCACGAGGTCTCTGGTCCTGGTGCAGACGAGCGACGTGGTGATTTCTATAGGAGGAGAGATCGGAACCGCCATAGAGGTTCTCATCGCTTACGCCAAAGCCAAGCCAGTCGTTCTCTTCGAAGGTACCGGCGGCTGGACGGACCGCTTCGCCGAGTTGCTCATAGAAGGCAGATATCTCGACAACCGAAAGATTGTGGAAGTCTTGAAAGCGAGGAGCGTTGAGCAGATACTTCAGATACTCAGGAAGATGAGGAGGTAGAAGTGTGAGCGAAGTGAGATTGAGATTCGCACCGAGTCCAACGGGTTATCTGCACGTTGGTGGTGCACGTACAGCACTCTTCAACTGGCTGTACGCACGGAAGATGGACGGAAAGTTCATACTCAGGATAGAAGACACCGACCTGCAGCGGTCCACCAGAGAGTACGAGCAGGCGATCATGGAAGCGTTGAGATGGTGCGGTATAGACTGGGACGAAGGTCCAGACGTGGGCGGACCGTACGGTCCGTACAGGCAGAGTGAGAGAACCAGGGCGGGTATATATGCGGAATACGCGAAGAAACTCATTGAAATGGGGCGTGCGTACTACACTGTTTACGACAAGGTGGACAGAAAGAAAGAACTTTTCAGGACCTTCGAGTATCCAAAACAGTACGTAGATGAAGGCCACGACGTGACGATCAGTTTCAAGGTACTGGAAGGAAAGACGAAGTTCTACGATCTGCTCAAGGGTGAGCTCGAGTTCGACAACTCTACGATCGAAGATTTCGTGATGATCAAATCTGACGGTTTTCCGACGTACAACTACGCCGTCGTGATAGACGATCATCTGATGCGCATCACACACGTGTTCCGTGGCGAAGACCACGTTTCCAACACACCCAAACAGATCATGATCTATAAAGCCCTCGATTGGGAGATCCCGCAATTCATGCACATACCGCTGATACTCGGATTCGACAGAACGCCACTGAGCAAACGCCACGGCGCCACGAGTGTTGAGCATTTCAGAAGCATAGGGATTCTCAGCAGAGGACTGATGAACTATCTGGCGCTGCTTGGCTGGAGCGTCGGAGAGGAAGAGATATTCGACGTCAGAGCGAGGATAAAGCAGTTCGATCCGTCCACGATATCGAACAAAGGTGTCGTTTTTGATCCTGCAAAGCTCGAGTGGGTGAACGGGAAGCACATGAGGATGATGAGCGTCGAGGAACTGCTCAACGAATTTGAAGAATGGATCCGCTTCACCGGCAGAAGAGCTCCACAGGTGGAGAGAGATTACGCACTCAAAGTGGTGCAGGCCTGCCGCGAGAAGGTCAACACCCTCGGGCAGCTCTACGACTTTGCCTATCCGTTCTTCTTCGAAGATTACGAGTTTGAAGAACAGTTCGTCACAGAGTACCTGCTGAGCCCGTACGCTGAAAGTGTGCTGAAAAAGTCGCTCGAGACGTTCAGCCAGCTTGAGGATTGGACTGTAGCCGGAACGGAAAAGGCCTGCCGCAGTTTAGCAGAGCTCGGCATCGCGTCGAAGAACAAGGTCTTCCAGACGATCCGGGGTGCCGTGACTGGTCGACTGGTCACTCCCGGCCTGTTCGAGACGCTGTCGATCCTGGGCAAAAAACGAACCGTTGAGCGATTACAACGGGCGCTGGAGTATCGCAGCAAGAAGATCCATCAAGATATCAGCCCAGCGTAGTTGAACGGGAATTCCTACAAAGATAAACGAGCGAAAGATCAAACCGGTAAGAGTATTATGACCGCCAGGAGCACGAGATCTTCGCTGGAATTGTTCTCGATCGAGTGTGTTTCTCCGGACATCGTCAGGCACACGTCCCCTGCCTGCACTTCCACAGGATTATCGTTGTCGTAGAAGATACCCCTGCCGGACAGGACAAAGAACACTTCGAATTCGTTCTCGTGCCTGTGCGGTCCTATTGATGTGCCAGGTTTGAGCGTGAGTTTCGCGAACAGTCCGGCTTCGTTGGCTAACAGGTTCCGATCAACGAGGTGCGTTATCTCCACCTGGCCCTTACCACCCCTCATGTTAGAAACGAGTTCTTTCCTCATACTGTCAGGTTTGATGACCATGGTCACACCTCCGTGTTCGATGCTAACTTCTTTGTACCACATTTTGGGGCGGTTTCAACTGCTCACCTTTTTCAAAAAGAGTTTCGATGATATCTCGACACCGTTGAGTTGAATGGCTTTCATGATCTTTTCACAATCTCTGAACAGATGAAGCTGGATCGCACCCATCGATTTGACGTCACCGAGAGATACTCCAAGCATTCTCACGGGGGTTTCTTCTATGCCTCGCGAAAGCATGAATTCCAGGACCTCTACAAAGCTCAAGAAGTCGTTCGACCAGCTGCTGAGACTTTTGGAGCAGGAAAATGTTCCATATTTTGCGTATCTGACGATCAGTGAGACTGTCTTCGCGCCGTAACCTTCCCGGATCATCCTCAAATAGGACCTGTACAGCAGGTAGAGTGCCACATGTTTCAAGATGTTTTTGTCCGATACGTCGAAATCGAAGGTTTTCATGTGTGAAAAGCTCTTGGGAGGTTTCTTCTTGAAAAATTCTTTCCTGTCGAAATTTTCGCTCAGCAGGGAAGAAACGATCTGTCTGATGCTCTCGGGTGAAGAACGATCTTTGCAGAATTCTATCAAATCCCCCACGGTTTCTATTTTCATTCGCTTCAAGTGTTCCTCCGTTTTCTTACCGACTCCCGGTACGAGCGAAACCGGCAAACCTTGCAGGAACGACGACACCTGATCTTTCTCTATCACCATGAATCCGTTTGGTTTACACATCTCAGAGGCGATCTTGCTCAAAGCGGGGTTCGGCGCCACTCCGATGGAACAGGTGATGCGGTGCGTTTGAAAGATCTCCCGCTTCAGTCTCTTCAATCTCTCGATGGGATGAGCAACGTTGAGATCGATGTAGAATTCGTCTATGCTGCTTCGAATGTAGACAGGAAAATACTTGCACACGAGGGACTCTATGTTGAGAGATACGGACTCGTACTCGGCGAAGTCAGCCTTGACAAGGATCAACTCCGGACAGAGCTTTCTTGCGATCTGTGGGGCCATACCAGTCTTCACACCGAACTGTTTCGCAATGTAGTTCGCGGAAGATATGGCGGTCCTTCTCCCCCACCCTATCACCGCAACTGGCTT includes:
- a CDS encoding M42 family metallopeptidase produces the protein MIELIKKLTQAYGPSGRESEVQKLILEELADHIDGYKFDAVGNLLVWKQGSSGKKILFDAHVDEIGLVVTNITDKGFLRVDAVGGVVPHTFVGHRVRFPNAVGIVYVEGETEEERKKNWTNLTLDNMFVDIGAKSYEEAKSKVPIGSFGVYDSYFYQMGDYLVSKAMDDRIGCAIVVELFKRLSSCPNTIIGSFSVQEEVGLVGASVAAYTFAPDVCVAVDVTDSADYPKAFKRHSMVLGKGPAIKVKDKASVSNRQIVEKLVELAEANHIPYQMEVLTFGGTNAAALQRTRAGIPSATVSIPTRYVHSPSETVCLSDVENAVELLIQYAMKGV
- a CDS encoding ComEA family DNA-binding protein, which translates into the protein MKFSTSEKRILLLLFVGVLLLSGAVVELRTKKNEQIPVETRRNVEFPIDVNVASVDDLKMLPGIGEVKAKAIVEYRTRNGPFKNLNDLERVPGIGKKTVERLAAYVNLSGAGNGDTQNKINVNTASLEELMNLPGIGEVKAAEIIKMREKVRFSKPEDLLNVPGIGPKTLEKIRDLITF
- the lptB gene encoding LPS export ABC transporter ATP-binding protein, translating into MEIVGRGLVKKFGRKTVVDNVDVRVRQGEVVGLLGPNGAGKTTLFNMILGLVTPTKGEVYLGDRNITNLPVSRRARLGITYLQQETSVFTGIKVWENIDFVLRFRVKERAVREKMVEELMREFGIWELRNQYASDLSGGEKRRLELARMMALKPLFLLLDEPFVGIDPKTVKDIQQMIRSLSARNIGIIVTDHSVDALVPVVDRLYIMHKGRIIAEGEPEKVLNDPLVKEVYLGA
- a CDS encoding SPOR domain-containing protein — protein: MPRREIRLTDTQARVLAILIIIFSVGFAGFSLATFLLMKSRENVRVEIVEIPPARVEVPQIEKPAMEQPAAPLELPGVYTVETYDYRKLILEATEMVERGVEVSCYALEPNEAVGVIRTAKKPFLITQVSRDTCIVAFVGGHRLQNRPEQKSLYGVYVLSSTSKESALERMFALRSAGYPSYLMKFTRDGRDWFTLVVGAFPTLELAEEFNKNLNWNEVMRISGASKPGFTGRISP
- a CDS encoding OmpH family outer membrane protein, translating into MKRVLVVGLLLAVVLIFLYGSSSGSPRIVFADVNRVVQEYPKWIELNQKYAQDAQFYQQKLNEMMAELDKLQKAGAPQSEIEKKQAEILARKQQYEQLLQSEYQPKMQAVLDELATKIESFAKTMGYDFVIKKEALLYADDAYDVTEQLVKYLKSQ
- a CDS encoding cupin domain-containing protein — translated: MVIKPDSMRKELVSNMRGGKGQVEITHLVDRNLLANEAGLFAKLTLKPGTSIGPHRHENEFEVFFVLSGRGIFYDNDNPVEVQAGDVCLTMSGETHSIENNSSEDLVLLAVIILLPV
- a CDS encoding Y-family DNA polymerase — translated: MALVDMDAFFASIECARNPFLKDKPVAVIGWGRRTAISSANYIAKQFGVKTGMAPQIARKLCPELILVKADFAEYESVSLNIESLVCKYFPVYIRSSIDEFYIDLNVAHPIERLKRLKREIFQTHRITCSIGVAPNPALSKIASEMCKPNGFMVIEKDQVSSFLQGLPVSLVPGVGKKTEEHLKRMKIETVGDLIEFCKDRSSPESIRQIVSSLLSENFDRKEFFKKKPPKSFSHMKTFDFDVSDKNILKHVALYLLYRSYLRMIREGYGAKTVSLIVRYAKYGTFSCSKSLSSWSNDFLSFVEVLEFMLSRGIEETPVRMLGVSLGDVKSMGAIQLHLFRDCEKIMKAIQLNGVEISSKLFLKKVSS
- a CDS encoding M20/M25/M40 family metallo-hydrolase — encoded protein: MNTKELLVQLSNVDGPSGFETLVLDVIEPILQKFCDRTWRSGLGTLVGEKKGSGKKKIGIFAHADEIGFVVTKIEEDGFLRLETVGGVDPKALLAQRVKIYSKRKIVSGIVGTLPPHLQKEEHRSRFPDYDRIFVDVSFDEAASEVRVGDVCVFDVKAIEVNGKVSGKALDNRAGCASLLLAAEFLQRMKHDSDVYFVFSSQEEIAGPGAASIAYELRLDEAIVVDVTHANVKHSVYPVIKLGEGPAIGVGIPVDYGFYKRATEIAQKHGVKIQTEPIPGRSGTDTDQVQITSVGVKTLLISIPLMYMHTPVETVDPKDVEETARLLALIAAE
- the gltX gene encoding glutamate--tRNA ligase; translation: MSEVRLRFAPSPTGYLHVGGARTALFNWLYARKMDGKFILRIEDTDLQRSTREYEQAIMEALRWCGIDWDEGPDVGGPYGPYRQSERTRAGIYAEYAKKLIEMGRAYYTVYDKVDRKKELFRTFEYPKQYVDEGHDVTISFKVLEGKTKFYDLLKGELEFDNSTIEDFVMIKSDGFPTYNYAVVIDDHLMRITHVFRGEDHVSNTPKQIMIYKALDWEIPQFMHIPLILGFDRTPLSKRHGATSVEHFRSIGILSRGLMNYLALLGWSVGEEEIFDVRARIKQFDPSTISNKGVVFDPAKLEWVNGKHMRMMSVEELLNEFEEWIRFTGRRAPQVERDYALKVVQACREKVNTLGQLYDFAYPFFFEDYEFEEQFVTEYLLSPYAESVLKKSLETFSQLEDWTVAGTEKACRSLAELGIASKNKVFQTIRGAVTGRLVTPGLFETLSILGKKRTVERLQRALEYRSKKIHQDISPA
- a CDS encoding TIGR00725 family protein, whose product is MNVGVVGYSGPIDQPPISEIAQLCLNLGEALAREGYTIVCGGRDGVMELVSKGARKVGGNIIGVLPVGEEGNPYLTVRIKTPFDNVTRSLVLVQTSDVVISIGGEIGTAIEVLIAYAKAKPVVLFEGTGGWTDRFAELLIEGRYLDNRKIVEVLKARSVEQILQILRKMRR
- a CDS encoding M42 family metallopeptidase: MYLKELSLINGASGDEGRVRDFIKRTIQDRVDEVWEDRLGNLIAFRKGTKGNRKILFAAHMDEVGFMVTNIDEDGTLLFAPVGAVETQVVVGKQVKIKDSIMGVIGFKPIHLQEKDQLLKPIRYEELRIYIGARNKEEAQKMVSIGDYVNFVTEYRQNGRRASGKAFDDRVGCSVLMDVIDKRQRYENDVYFAFVVQEEVGLRGSAVVVEQVKPDVAIVIEGTIAGDDPGLEKDRWSTHLGEGPAVTFMHSGYVVNQKVFQAILSVAEKHGIPHQFRRRIPGSTDAGRLARTGPGTASGVISVPTRYIHSPVCMIDLEDYANTVLLIEKILEEGEVFAK